A part of Lolium rigidum isolate FL_2022 unplaced genomic scaffold, APGP_CSIRO_Lrig_0.1 contig_7894_1, whole genome shotgun sequence genomic DNA contains:
- the LOC124682256 gene encoding uncharacterized protein LOC124682256 → MEKDTAAKATATAAAAAASRVCRRCKAKYFPSDNTPQSCRFHPSFFVCRRHDDQKRYYELKDGDPPYAARFYDCCGAEDPDAAGCATASHLSYDDPE, encoded by the exons ATGGAGAAGGACACGGCGGCGAAGGCGACGgcgactgcggcggcggcggcggcgtcgagggtGTGCCGGCGGTGCAAGGCGAAGTACTTCCCATCGGACAACACGCCGCAGTCCTGCAGGTTCCACCCTTCCTTCTTCGTCTGCCGCCGCCACGACGACCAGAAGAG GTACTACGAGCTTAAGGACGGGGACCCGCCCTACGCCGCCAGGTTCTACGACTGCTGCGGCGCCGAGGACCCCGACGCTGCCGGCTGCGCCACCGCCTCCCATCTCTCCTACGACGACCCGGAGTAG